Proteins encoded together in one Helicobacter pylori window:
- a CDS encoding alanine dehydrogenase produces the protein MTIGLVKESMDLESRVALVPDDVALIIQKGVGVLVENQAGANSGYSNEAYESVGAKIVDTKTAWGQDLVVKCKEPLEHEYPLLKEKAVLFSYLDLAYQKSLCEMFINKKITSICTETIAGPKNDYPILAPMSVVAGRLAAHLIQHYLLALEHVKGFMGKGVMLGGLSGAQRAKIVVVGGGVVGMESAKVLSQMGAKVTILELDYAKLQNHPYYHLYDLEVLSVNEANIIQALSGAVGLVGAVLVTASQTPKVILRRHLKCMQKQGVVIDVACDLGGCIETIHQTSHSNPVYVEEDLLHYGVPNMPGIVAKTSSVAYSHASAPYLLYYLEHGLKGFLKANTKIVANTLGGLSAYNGYITQEGIAKAFNLAFKSPLEVLKEL, from the coding sequence ATGACTATTGGGCTAGTCAAAGAAAGCATGGATTTAGAATCACGAGTGGCTTTGGTGCCTGATGATGTGGCACTAATCATTCAAAAGGGCGTGGGGGTTTTAGTGGAAAATCAAGCCGGTGCTAATAGCGGTTATAGTAACGAAGCGTATGAAAGCGTGGGGGCTAAAATCGTGGATACTAAAACAGCGTGGGGGCAGGATTTGGTGGTCAAATGCAAAGAGCCTTTAGAGCATGAATACCCTTTGTTGAAAGAAAAAGCCGTGCTGTTTAGTTATTTGGATCTAGCGTATCAAAAAAGCTTGTGCGAAATGTTTATAAATAAAAAAATCACTTCCATTTGCACTGAAACCATTGCCGGGCCTAAAAACGACTACCCTATTTTAGCGCCTATGAGCGTGGTGGCTGGGAGGTTGGCTGCGCATTTGATCCAGCATTATTTGCTGGCTTTAGAGCATGTTAAGGGCTTTATGGGTAAGGGGGTCATGCTTGGGGGGTTATCGGGCGCACAAAGGGCTAAAATCGTCGTAGTTGGAGGCGGTGTGGTTGGCATGGAGAGCGCGAAAGTGTTGAGCCAAATGGGGGCTAAAGTAACGATTTTAGAATTAGACTACGCTAAATTGCAAAACCACCCCTATTACCATTTGTATGATTTAGAAGTTTTAAGCGTGAATGAAGCCAATATCATTCAGGCTTTAAGTGGGGCGGTGGGGCTAGTGGGAGCGGTGCTAGTTACAGCGAGCCAAACCCCTAAAGTGATCTTAAGAAGGCATTTAAAATGCATGCAAAAACAAGGGGTAGTGATAGATGTGGCTTGCGATTTAGGGGGGTGCATAGAAACCATACACCAGACAAGCCATTCTAACCCGGTGTATGTGGAAGAGGATTTGTTGCATTATGGCGTGCCGAACATGCCAGGGATTGTTGCTAAAACAAGCTCTGTAGCTTATAGCCATGCGAGTGCGCCGTATTTGTTGTATTATTTAGAGCATGGCTTGAAGGGCTTTTTAAAAGCCAACACTAAAATCGTAGCAAACACGCTTGGAGGCTTGAGTGCTTATAACGGCTATATCACCCAAGAAGGCATCGCTAAAGCTTTCAATCTAGCGTTCAAATCGCCTTTAGAGGTTTTAAAGGAGCTTTAA
- a CDS encoding amino acid permease: MKDNTTLSRDIGFNQLMMIALGGTIGTGLFVGTGGNIASAGPLATLLAYLIGGIIIYSIVLSLGELASVYPTTGSFGDYASRFINPSTGYMVFWMYWLSWVLTVAVEYIAIGLLMQRWFPTIPVYVWVIACIALLFLLNFFSVKIFATGEFLLSTIKVLAVFVFIVLGCIGIVYSFYLYGFEGVFANFYFNGETQGLEKGFFPKGVGAFFGAILAVIFAYTGTEIIGVAAGETKDAKKVMPKAIKATLWRIVFFFLGAVFVVSVFLPMTDSGLTQSPFVSALEKIPLPFLGVGIPYAANIMNFVIVTAILSTANSGLYASGRMIYGLSQKKMFFPLFAKLNASGTPTYALYLSLGVTLIGMLTEAFAPEKIMASLINVVSFMVIIVWISISVAQYRFRKEYLALGKSLKDLPYKAPLNPLIQIIGISGCLVGLIGAYMDANERIGGYLTLVFMGLCYGAYYLSKDKWGYQQEKGI; this comes from the coding sequence ATGAAAGACAACACGACTTTAAGCAGGGACATTGGCTTCAACCAATTGATGATGATCGCTTTAGGGGGGACGATTGGCACCGGGCTTTTTGTGGGCACAGGGGGGAATATCGCTAGCGCGGGCCCTTTAGCCACGCTTTTAGCGTATTTGATTGGAGGGATTATTATCTATTCTATTGTTTTATCTTTAGGGGAATTAGCGAGCGTGTATCCCACTACAGGGAGTTTTGGGGATTATGCGAGCCGTTTTATTAACCCAAGCACAGGGTATATGGTCTTTTGGATGTATTGGCTGAGTTGGGTTTTAACCGTGGCCGTGGAATACATCGCCATAGGCTTGCTTATGCAACGATGGTTCCCAACTATTCCTGTGTATGTGTGGGTCATTGCATGCATTGCACTTTTATTTTTATTGAATTTCTTTTCGGTTAAAATTTTTGCCACAGGCGAATTTTTGCTCAGCACCATCAAGGTTTTAGCGGTTTTTGTGTTCATTGTGCTTGGGTGCATTGGCATTGTTTATTCGTTTTATTTGTATGGTTTTGAAGGCGTGTTTGCTAATTTCTATTTTAATGGGGAGACTCAAGGGTTAGAAAAAGGCTTTTTCCCTAAAGGCGTGGGGGCGTTCTTTGGGGCGATTTTAGCGGTGATTTTTGCTTACACGGGCACAGAGATTATCGGCGTTGCGGCAGGAGAAACTAAAGACGCAAAAAAAGTCATGCCTAAAGCGATTAAGGCGACTTTATGGCGGATCGTGTTTTTCTTTTTAGGGGCGGTGTTTGTGGTATCGGTGTTTTTGCCCATGACGGATAGTGGTTTGACGCAAAGCCCTTTTGTGAGCGCTTTAGAAAAGATCCCCTTACCCTTTTTGGGCGTGGGTATCCCTTATGCGGCAAATATTATGAATTTTGTCATTGTCACCGCGATTTTATCCACCGCTAATTCTGGGCTATACGCTTCAGGGAGGATGATTTATGGCTTAAGCCAAAAAAAGATGTTTTTCCCCCTTTTTGCTAAACTTAACGCCTCTGGCACGCCCACTTATGCTTTGTATTTATCTTTAGGGGTTACACTTATTGGCATGCTCACCGAAGCGTTTGCACCAGAAAAAATCATGGCAAGTTTGATCAATGTGGTGAGTTTTATGGTGATTATTGTATGGATTAGTATCAGCGTAGCGCAATACCGCTTCAGGAAAGAGTATCTGGCTTTGGGAAAATCCTTAAAAGATCTACCTTATAAAGCCCCTCTTAATCCCTTGATCCAAATTATTGGCATCAGCGGGTGTTTGGTGGGTCTTATAGGGGCGTATATGGATGCAAATGAACGCATTGGAGGGTATCTCACGCTAGTGTTTATGGGGCTTTGCTATGGGGCGTATTATTTGAGTAAGGACAAATGGGGTTATCAGCAAGAAAAAGGAATTTAA